The following are encoded in a window of Paenibacillaceae bacterium GAS479 genomic DNA:
- a CDS encoding cellulose synthase subunit: MKKWIPATLALTLLGVSLGVAGQAAAASALQQPVGSAASAKQPSATPAESAEPPSAGKAGQSIRLPYSQDVKLQGYYAAQSAFFTLGEHWQLRSGKLHLELRASSLSQASALTIEVNGKPLHSMKLSRVGESGSKLDLAIPVTDLLAGSNEVRISLGYAQGEIGLCVDDRSDENWLLVRKGSYFEVQYDSEKPTLELRQFPYPFVPDAGDITGKGTSIVLPDMPSNGVVAAALQTAAALGVSAAEGLSGLHMGTYSEVSSGERRGDHLIYVGPAAAMPEELRKAAPSELMAQLEQGPVLFRTLSPLKEGKLLMGIVSGSDDASLDGAARLLQNPELVSQLVGSEALLPSGTNVNRAAEDATRERWTLNQVGFPQGLKVEGPFRQQANFDLKLPSNKLVLPGAKANFKLKYAKNLNFSQSLVTLYVNGIPAGSKKLDASTADSDVWEVAIPSQAAQSGYLAMSVVFDLQMTDYNCARPGEQTPWAYIEPDSTISLPAEDERALLLEHYPWPFVKNGRWNEAAFVVPAPSANQNFSLQARMAARLGSFLTDNSASLQVRTDKAWGAAELEGLNLIAASTAQDSQLLRSLSSELWFGYDSTFERFVGNEKRRLLPEFASRLASVQLISSPAGDGAGILAVTAPNAESLAQGEKYVEERSYGSGLVGNATLVDRWEKALHHYFAEDDSYSVAERVNLSSGQVKIFAVLLGTMLLMLLLGIVFIWRKYRKR, translated from the coding sequence AGCATCCGGCTTCCCTACAGCCAGGATGTGAAATTGCAAGGGTACTATGCGGCTCAATCGGCATTTTTTACGCTAGGTGAGCACTGGCAGCTGCGCTCTGGCAAGCTCCATCTGGAGCTGCGCGCGAGCAGTCTCTCCCAAGCATCGGCGCTGACGATCGAGGTCAACGGGAAACCGCTCCACTCGATGAAGCTGTCACGGGTAGGAGAGTCCGGCAGTAAGCTGGACCTGGCCATTCCTGTAACAGATCTCCTAGCGGGCAGCAATGAAGTGAGAATTTCGCTAGGGTATGCGCAGGGCGAGATCGGATTATGCGTGGATGATCGTTCCGATGAGAATTGGTTGCTGGTTCGTAAAGGCTCTTACTTCGAAGTGCAATATGACAGCGAAAAGCCAACTCTTGAGCTTCGCCAATTCCCTTATCCGTTTGTGCCGGATGCTGGAGATATTACAGGCAAAGGAACGTCGATTGTTTTGCCGGATATGCCGTCGAATGGAGTTGTTGCAGCCGCATTGCAAACTGCTGCCGCGCTTGGCGTCTCGGCTGCTGAAGGGCTTAGCGGCCTACACATGGGCACATACTCCGAGGTGTCGAGCGGAGAGCGACGCGGGGATCATCTGATCTACGTTGGTCCTGCTGCCGCCATGCCAGAGGAGTTGCGTAAGGCGGCTCCCTCTGAACTGATGGCTCAGCTGGAGCAAGGTCCGGTGTTGTTCCGGACGTTGTCACCGCTTAAGGAAGGCAAGCTGCTTATGGGCATCGTCAGCGGCAGCGATGACGCTTCACTGGATGGGGCCGCTCGTCTGCTCCAGAATCCAGAGCTGGTGAGCCAGCTTGTAGGTAGCGAGGCTCTTTTACCGTCTGGTACGAATGTGAACCGCGCAGCTGAGGATGCCACTCGTGAGCGCTGGACGTTGAATCAGGTCGGATTTCCGCAAGGGCTCAAGGTCGAAGGCCCATTTCGCCAGCAAGCGAATTTTGACTTGAAGCTGCCTTCCAACAAGCTTGTACTGCCGGGCGCAAAAGCTAATTTTAAACTGAAATATGCGAAAAATCTGAACTTCAGCCAGTCTCTTGTTACCTTGTATGTGAACGGAATTCCAGCCGGCAGCAAAAAGCTTGATGCCAGCACAGCCGATTCGGATGTGTGGGAAGTTGCAATTCCAAGCCAAGCCGCACAATCCGGCTACCTGGCGATGAGCGTGGTCTTTGACCTGCAAATGACCGACTACAATTGCGCCCGTCCCGGTGAGCAGACGCCTTGGGCGTACATCGAGCCGGATTCGACGATCAGCCTGCCGGCAGAGGATGAGCGGGCGCTGCTGCTGGAGCATTATCCTTGGCCTTTTGTCAAAAACGGCCGCTGGAATGAGGCTGCTTTCGTCGTACCAGCGCCATCTGCGAACCAAAACTTCAGCCTGCAGGCGCGTATGGCTGCTCGACTTGGTTCCTTCTTGACGGATAACAGCGCCTCGCTTCAGGTGCGTACAGACAAGGCATGGGGAGCAGCCGAGCTGGAAGGACTCAATCTGATCGCTGCCAGTACGGCGCAGGACAGCCAACTATTGCGTTCGCTCAGCAGCGAGCTCTGGTTCGGTTATGATTCAACTTTTGAGCGATTTGTCGGCAATGAAAAACGGCGGCTGCTGCCGGAATTCGCCAGCCGCTTGGCATCGGTGCAATTGATCTCATCGCCAGCTGGCGATGGGGCCGGAATTTTGGCCGTGACCGCTCCGAATGCCGAGAGCCTGGCTCAAGGGGAGAAATACGTGGAAGAGCGCAGCTACGGCTCCGGGCTGGTCGGCAATGCAACTTTAGTTGACCGCTGGGAAAAAGCGTTGCATCATTATTTTGCGGAGGATGACAGCTACTCGGTCGCGGAGAGAGTTAATCTGAGCTCCGGGCAAGTCAAAATATTCGCCGTGCTGCTCGGCACGATGTTATTGATGCTGCTGCTCGGTATCGTATTCATTTGGAGAAAATACCGCAAAAGATAA